In Nocardia sp. NBC_00403, the DNA window CCTGGTCGGTCGGTTCGTCGTCGGCCTCGGGTCGGTCGAACGGGTCTGTGGTCATCGCTTTCTCCTCGGTCATACTCGGTGGTCGGTCAGCGGCGTCTGCGTGGGGAGACCACCAGCAGGATGCCGATGACGATGGCGGCGATCACCACGATCCAGCCGAGTGGAATCACGCCGGTCGCGGGCATCGAGGTCGGGCCGACGAAGGCCCAGACGCTGACCGTGAGTGCGAGCAGACCGACGATCAGCAGCGAGGCGGACGGTCCGCGGCGGTCGGTCGAGTTGTTGGTCTCGGATTTGTCAGCCACGACGCACCTCCGCATTGCCTGCCCGGACGTTGACCTTCAGATCGAGCACCGGTGCGCCGGGGGTGTTCGGGCCGGTAATCCCGGTGGGGCAGTTGACTTCCCCCATATTGACGGTGCAGACAGTGCGCACCGTCATGCCCGCGGGCAGCAGCACCTTGGCCTCGCCCATCTTGACCGCGAGATCTACGCTGCGGCTCTCGGTCAGATT includes these proteins:
- a CDS encoding LPXTG cell wall anchor domain-containing protein, which codes for MADKSETNNSTDRRGPSASLLIVGLLALTVSVWAFVGPTSMPATGVIPLGWIVVIAAIVIGILLVVSPRRRR